Proteins encoded together in one Deinococcus hopiensis KR-140 window:
- the ccmE gene encoding cytochrome c maturation protein CcmE: MTAHAPLPRARRRRRNPLPTVLGVLALVALTAYIAFSNLGKSLEYFVTPTEYQQQQAQLEGRPLRIGGLVKAVKYDPQTLELNFNVTDGGATFPVQYKGAVSDLFKENQGVVVRGQFRGLTFHASELIVKHSEEYKVPQTQAELKDLLQREK; this comes from the coding sequence GTGACCGCGCACGCCCCTCTGCCCCGCGCGCGTCGGCGTCGCCGCAACCCGCTTCCCACCGTGCTGGGCGTGCTGGCCCTCGTGGCGCTGACGGCCTATATCGCCTTTTCCAACTTGGGCAAGAGCCTGGAGTATTTCGTGACACCCACCGAATACCAGCAGCAGCAGGCCCAGCTGGAGGGCCGCCCCCTGAGGATCGGTGGGCTGGTGAAGGCCGTGAAGTATGACCCCCAGACGCTGGAACTGAACTTCAACGTGACCGACGGCGGCGCGACCTTTCCCGTGCAGTACAAGGGAGCCGTCAGCGATCTGTTCAAGGAAAACCAGGGCGTCGTGGTGCGGGGGCAGTTTCGGGGACTGACCTTTCACGCTTCCGAACTCATCGTGAAGCACAGCGAGGAATACAAGGTGCCGCAGACGCAGGCCGAACTGAAAGACCTCTTGCAGCGGGAAAAGTAA
- a CDS encoding ABC transporter ATP-binding protein encodes MDEGIGAAAPFAHVPPSIHAVQLRDLWLRLGREVILRGVTLDVPTGEGVTLLGENGAGKTTLLRLLSSGLRPTRGEGRVMGFDLRDGRAVRDHVHLMPVDGGLYPDLTGAENLEFALKMHGQRGDVVRALRRVGLERAATRRVRFLSAGMRKRLALARAHLLARPLTLVDEPFANLDDAGRALTLDLLEDLTAGGVTLVIAAHEPHLARRVASRALRLAGGQVKEA; translated from the coding sequence GTGGATGAGGGTATAGGCGCGGCGGCGCCCTTCGCCCACGTCCCGCCCTCCATTCACGCCGTTCAGCTGCGTGACTTGTGGCTCAGATTGGGCCGCGAAGTCATCCTGCGGGGCGTGACGCTGGACGTGCCCACCGGGGAGGGCGTGACCCTGCTGGGTGAGAACGGGGCGGGCAAGACCACGCTGCTGCGCCTGCTGTCCTCGGGCTTGCGGCCCACGCGGGGCGAGGGGCGGGTGATGGGCTTTGACCTGCGCGACGGGCGGGCGGTGCGGGACCACGTTCACCTGATGCCTGTGGACGGCGGGCTGTACCCGGACCTGACGGGAGCGGAGAATCTGGAATTCGCCCTGAAGATGCATGGGCAACGCGGCGACGTGGTGAGGGCGCTGCGGCGGGTGGGCCTGGAACGGGCCGCCACGCGCCGTGTCCGGTTCCTGTCGGCGGGAATGCGAAAAAGGCTGGCCCTCGCCCGCGCGCACCTGCTGGCCCGGCCCCTTACGCTGGTGGACGAGCCCTTCGCCAATCTGGACGACGCCGGGCGGGCGCTGACCCTCGATCTGCTGGAGGACCTCACGGCAGGAGGCGTCACGCTGGTGATCGCCGCGCATGAGCCCCACCTTGCGCGGCGGGTGGCTTCCCGGGCGCTGCGGCTGGCGGGGGGACAGGTGAAGGAGGCGTGA
- a CDS encoding class I SAM-dependent methyltransferase, with amino-acid sequence MTEITADHWRAGHYRDRHAFVFEAGRNLVTGWPGPQAGEHILDLGCGTGELSAQTAETGARVVGVDASAEMIAGRGQSTGA; translated from the coding sequence ATGACCGAAATCACCGCAGACCACTGGCGGGCCGGGCACTACCGCGACCGTCACGCCTTCGTCTTCGAAGCGGGCCGCAACCTGGTTACGGGCTGGCCCGGGCCACAGGCAGGCGAGCACATTCTTGACCTGGGCTGCGGCACAGGCGAGCTCAGCGCGCAGACCGCGGAGACCGGCGCGCGGGTGGTGGGCGTGGACGCCTCAGCGGAGATGATCGCGGGGCGCGGGCAAAGCACGGGGGCGTGA
- a CDS encoding DUF4291 family protein gives MHLRTSLFPQQTVRRPDEGRHILAQFGAESVVVHQVYRSATGHFAARYGRFGGKYSFARIRWIGPTSCG, from the coding sequence ATGCACCTCCGCACCTCGCTCTTCCCGCAGCAGACCGTCCGTCGGCCGGACGAGGGCCGCCATATCCTCGCCCAGTTCGGCGCCGAGAGCGTGGTGGTCCATCAGGTGTACCGCTCCGCCACCGGCCACTTTGCCGCGCGGTATGGGCGCTTCGGCGGTAAGTACAGCTTCGCCCGCATACGTTGGATCGGCCCAACTTCGTGTGGATGA
- a CDS encoding response regulator: MTVRVLLVDDHDVVRQGLRMYLGLDDELEVIGEARNGQQAVTLVAADPPNVVIMDLLMPVMDGVTAIREIKRQHPEVEIIALTSALDDSKVIGAVEAGACGYLLKDASSNVLLEAIHAAARGEVRLHPEAARRLVREVRAPATQETLTPRETEILKRIARGHANKVIARDLEVSEPTVKAHVSSLLGKLAVTSRTQAALFALREGLVGLE; encoded by the coding sequence ATGACGGTACGGGTGCTGTTGGTGGACGATCACGACGTGGTGCGTCAGGGGCTGCGGATGTACCTGGGCCTGGACGACGAACTTGAAGTCATCGGCGAGGCCCGCAACGGCCAGCAGGCCGTGACCCTGGTGGCGGCGGACCCGCCCAACGTGGTGATCATGGACCTCCTGATGCCCGTGATGGACGGCGTCACGGCCATCCGAGAGATCAAGCGCCAGCACCCGGAAGTGGAGATCATCGCCCTGACGAGCGCCCTCGACGACAGCAAGGTCATCGGGGCCGTCGAGGCCGGGGCCTGCGGCTACCTGCTCAAGGACGCCTCGTCGAACGTGCTGCTCGAAGCCATCCACGCGGCCGCCCGGGGCGAGGTGCGCCTGCACCCGGAAGCGGCCCGGAGGCTGGTGCGGGAAGTGCGCGCCCCCGCCACCCAGGAGACGCTGACCCCCCGGGAAACGGAGATTCTGAAGCGCATCGCCCGGGGCCACGCCAACAAGGTCATCGCCCGGGACCTGGAGGTCAGCGAACCCACCGTGAAGGCGCACGTGTCAAGCCTGCTGGGCAAGCTGGCCGTCACGTCCCGCACCCAGGCAGCGCTGTTCGCCCTGCGCGAGGGGCTGGTGGGGCTGGAGTAG
- the ccsA gene encoding cytochrome c biogenesis protein CcsA has protein sequence MKRDRVTPLLGAATLLALLTAVVLGLRAPLDVNQGSLVRLFFVHVPSAWLSYLAYGGTGLFGLLYLVTRQRRWDRLAMSSGEIGLLFTVVTIVGGMLWAKPTWGVYWVWDARLTTTALSLVVYGGYLLIRSLIDDPERRARVSAVVGLVGTLYVPVNYMAVEWWRGVHQTQTLKLLGKIRFDAAPIYGWVLLAAVTAFTLLYVYLLRVRAILAAREEAREERELMADLTGMEVARG, from the coding sequence ATGAAACGAGACCGAGTAACGCCGCTGCTGGGGGCCGCCACCCTCCTCGCCCTGCTGACGGCCGTGGTCCTGGGCCTACGCGCTCCACTGGACGTCAACCAGGGCTCGCTCGTGCGGCTGTTTTTCGTCCACGTGCCCAGCGCGTGGCTGAGCTACCTCGCCTACGGCGGCACGGGCCTGTTCGGGCTGCTGTACCTCGTGACCCGCCAGCGCCGCTGGGACCGCCTCGCCATGAGCAGCGGCGAGATTGGCCTGCTGTTCACGGTGGTCACCATTGTGGGCGGGATGCTGTGGGCCAAGCCGACCTGGGGCGTGTACTGGGTGTGGGACGCACGGTTGACCACCACGGCCCTGAGCCTCGTGGTGTACGGCGGTTACCTCCTGATCCGCAGCCTGATTGACGACCCCGAGCGCCGCGCCCGCGTCTCGGCCGTGGTGGGGCTGGTGGGTACCCTGTACGTACCGGTGAACTACATGGCGGTGGAGTGGTGGCGCGGCGTGCACCAGACGCAGACGCTAAAGCTGCTAGGCAAGATCCGCTTCGACGCCGCTCCCATCTACGGCTGGGTGCTGCTGGCCGCCGTGACGGCCTTCACGCTGCTGTACGTCTACCTGTTGCGCGTGCGCGCCATCCTGGCCGCGCGGGAAGAGGCGCGTGAGGAACGCGAACTGATGGCAGACCTGACCGGCATGGAGGTGGCCCGTGGATAA
- a CDS encoding cytochrome c biogenesis CcdA family protein — translation MLAPSGAPPITVAFLAGLISFLSPCVLPLVPSYLGVMGGARAPMARALGFILGFGLVFIAFGATASGLGALLTTHKALLGRLSGVLIVFFGLVMLGVVRLPLLMRDTRALADAGGYGPVALGAAFAFGWSPCLGPTLGSILGLAASSASLKAGVGLLAVYTLGLAVPFLLAALLWHRVNLRRLNRYAGVFEKVGGAILVAVGLLMAAGQFTRLASLFYEVMPSWMRV, via the coding sequence ATGCTTGCCCCCTCCGGTGCCCCGCCGATCACGGTGGCCTTTCTCGCGGGCCTGATCTCGTTCCTGAGTCCGTGCGTGCTGCCGCTGGTGCCCAGCTACCTGGGCGTGATGGGTGGAGCGCGGGCTCCCATGGCGCGGGCGCTGGGCTTCATCCTGGGTTTCGGGCTGGTGTTTATCGCCTTTGGGGCCACCGCGAGCGGGTTGGGCGCGCTGCTCACCACGCACAAGGCGCTGCTGGGCCGCCTCTCAGGCGTGCTGATCGTCTTTTTCGGGCTGGTAATGCTGGGCGTGGTGCGGTTGCCCCTGCTGATGCGCGACACCCGCGCGCTGGCCGACGCGGGTGGGTACGGACCGGTGGCGCTGGGGGCGGCCTTTGCTTTCGGCTGGAGTCCCTGCCTGGGCCCGACGCTGGGCAGCATTCTGGGACTGGCCGCCAGCTCCGCGAGCTTAAAGGCCGGCGTGGGCCTGCTCGCCGTATACACCCTGGGGCTGGCCGTGCCCTTCCTGCTCGCCGCGCTGCTGTGGCACCGCGTCAACCTGAGGCGACTCAACCGCTATGCGGGCGTGTTCGAGAAGGTGGGAGGGGCCATCCTCGTCGCCGTGGGCCTGCTGATGGCGGCGGGGCAGTTCACGCGGTTGGCGTCGCTGTTTTACGAGGTGATGCCGTCGTGGATGAGGGTATAG
- a CDS encoding heme exporter protein CcmB has product MRFCLPLPHIYSPHAADRTPPDPHRPAVGTPVTTALTLALKDLRVAGRTRDTLLATAFFAGLVLLVLGLALGGDTAARTAAQTAGVASGAVWTALALAAAVGAQRAFAQEQEAGALEQLTLYPGPHGALYLGKLLGVLGPLLLVAAFTLPAGLILFGAVGTGRAVAWGALAPVTLLGVVGFAASTTFYGSITVNLRAREALLPALAFPILVPVVVASVKATALLLDGGWSPEVGTWLTFLAAFDVGTVILATLLFPFAVEG; this is encoded by the coding sequence ATGCGCTTTTGCCTGCCGCTTCCGCACATCTACAGCCCACACGCGGCGGACCGCACGCCGCCGGATCCGCACCGCCCGGCGGTGGGGACACCCGTGACCACCGCCCTGACCCTCGCCCTCAAGGACCTGCGCGTCGCCGGACGCACGCGCGACACACTGCTCGCCACCGCCTTTTTCGCAGGGCTGGTGCTGCTGGTGTTGGGGCTGGCGCTGGGGGGCGATACAGCGGCGCGGACTGCGGCGCAGACGGCTGGAGTGGCGTCGGGCGCGGTGTGGACGGCGCTGGCCCTGGCCGCCGCGGTGGGCGCACAGCGCGCCTTCGCCCAGGAACAGGAGGCGGGGGCGCTGGAGCAACTGACGCTGTATCCAGGGCCGCACGGAGCGCTGTACCTGGGCAAATTGCTGGGCGTGTTGGGGCCACTGCTGCTGGTGGCCGCCTTCACGCTTCCGGCGGGGCTGATCCTGTTTGGGGCGGTGGGAACGGGGCGGGCGGTAGCGTGGGGGGCACTGGCGCCGGTCACCCTGCTCGGCGTGGTGGGCTTTGCGGCAAGCACGACGTTTTACGGCTCCATCACGGTCAATCTGCGGGCGCGCGAGGCGCTGCTGCCCGCCCTCGCCTTTCCTATCCTGGTGCCCGTGGTGGTCGCCAGCGTAAAGGCCACGGCCCTGCTGCTGGACGGCGGCTGGTCTCCCGAGGTGGGCACCTGGCTGACCTTCCTGGCCGCCTTCGACGTGGGCACGGTTATCCTGGCGACGCTGCTGTTTCCCTTCGCCGTGGAGGGGTAG
- a CDS encoding heme lyase CcmF/NrfE family subunit, producing MLNLISFSSSALGALGQLGLLGAVAFTLLGTWLAFLGGVRGDARVTEAARRTVWAVFSLVTLAVLTLMVALLRDDFSVRYVAEHSMRVSPTWVKVTGLWAALEGSILLWAWLLSGYAFILSLTLRRDALRPWALGAMFASLLFFVGVCASVASPFTPLATLPVDGRGPNPALQNHWMMAIHPVLLYLGFVGLSVPFAYAVGALVTGRLSDHWVVVTRRWTLIAWAFLTAAIVAGGWWSYETLGWGGYWAWDPVENASFIPWLLTTAFLHSIQIQERRGLMRAWNVWLIVLAYASTVLGTFLNRSGIVQSVHAFAGGPVGPVFLGFLAFLLILGIGLAAWRAPHLRDEAEAPTPLSREGAFLAGNWLFLVFAVMVLVGTLFPTIVEAVQGRRDASVGPAFYNAFAIPLGLGLLLLMGVGPLLPWRRAEGQTLWRALWPLLLSGMGAALVAFAAGLRGWGVLGTVALGAYNLAGLGLLTARALRERRAAGRGGSFPALVGEQPRRYGAYLAHSGLVVMALGLAFSGAYRQDAQATLNAGATPTILLHESLALEAVRSEARPYGKSTVARVRIDGQPYEARLNTYIQADGATFPSPAVRYGLLGDTYLVLTASDGQGRWASVRLIESPLVSWIWWGTLIVVLGAVVTLLPPRRAAVRVPSIQAAPATD from the coding sequence ATGCTCAATCTGATTTCCTTTTCGTCGAGTGCCCTGGGCGCCCTGGGACAACTGGGGCTGCTGGGCGCGGTGGCCTTTACGCTCCTGGGCACCTGGCTGGCCTTCCTCGGCGGCGTGCGGGGAGACGCGCGGGTGACGGAAGCGGCGCGGAGAACGGTGTGGGCGGTCTTTTCCCTCGTCACGCTGGCCGTACTGACGCTGATGGTGGCCCTGCTTCGCGACGACTTTTCCGTACGCTACGTGGCCGAACACTCCATGCGCGTCTCACCCACCTGGGTAAAGGTGACGGGCCTCTGGGCCGCGCTGGAGGGCAGCATCCTGCTGTGGGCGTGGTTGCTCTCCGGCTACGCCTTTATCCTCAGCCTGACGCTGAGGCGCGACGCGCTGCGGCCCTGGGCGCTGGGGGCGATGTTCGCCAGCCTGCTGTTTTTCGTGGGCGTCTGCGCCAGCGTCGCGAGTCCCTTCACGCCGCTCGCCACGCTGCCGGTGGATGGGCGTGGACCCAATCCCGCCCTACAAAACCACTGGATGATGGCCATTCACCCGGTGCTGCTGTACCTGGGCTTCGTCGGCCTGTCGGTGCCCTTCGCCTACGCGGTGGGCGCGCTCGTGACGGGGCGACTGTCCGATCACTGGGTGGTCGTGACCCGGCGCTGGACGCTGATCGCCTGGGCCTTTCTCACCGCGGCCATCGTGGCGGGCGGCTGGTGGAGCTACGAGACCCTGGGTTGGGGCGGGTACTGGGCCTGGGACCCGGTGGAAAACGCCTCCTTCATTCCCTGGCTGCTGACCACAGCCTTTCTGCACTCCATTCAGATTCAGGAGCGGCGGGGCCTGATGCGCGCGTGGAACGTGTGGCTGATCGTGCTGGCGTATGCGTCCACAGTGCTGGGCACGTTCCTGAACCGCTCGGGCATCGTCCAGAGCGTTCACGCCTTCGCGGGTGGACCGGTGGGGCCGGTGTTTCTGGGCTTTCTCGCCTTCCTGCTGATCCTGGGCATCGGGCTGGCGGCGTGGCGCGCGCCCCACCTGCGCGACGAGGCCGAGGCACCCACACCCCTCAGCCGCGAGGGGGCCTTCCTGGCGGGCAACTGGCTGTTTCTGGTGTTCGCGGTGATGGTGCTGGTGGGTACCCTCTTTCCCACCATTGTCGAGGCGGTTCAGGGACGGCGGGACGCCTCGGTGGGGCCGGCCTTCTACAACGCCTTTGCGATTCCGCTGGGGCTGGGCCTGCTGCTCCTGATGGGTGTGGGACCGCTGCTGCCGTGGCGGCGGGCAGAAGGTCAGACGCTGTGGCGGGCGCTGTGGCCGCTGCTGCTCTCGGGCATGGGGGCGGCGCTGGTGGCGTTTGCCGCTGGGCTACGGGGCTGGGGCGTGCTGGGCACGGTGGCGCTGGGCGCGTACAACCTCGCCGGTCTGGGGCTGCTCACCGCCCGCGCTCTACGCGAGCGGCGGGCAGCGGGGCGAGGCGGCAGTTTCCCCGCCCTCGTGGGCGAGCAGCCCCGGCGGTACGGCGCGTACCTCGCCCACAGCGGCCTCGTGGTGATGGCGCTGGGGCTGGCCTTCTCGGGCGCCTACCGGCAGGACGCGCAGGCCACGCTGAACGCCGGGGCTACGCCCACCATCCTGCTGCACGAATCGCTGGCGCTGGAAGCCGTGCGGAGCGAGGCGCGGCCCTACGGCAAATCCACCGTGGCCCGGGTGAGGATCGATGGCCAGCCCTACGAGGCGCGGCTCAACACCTACATTCAGGCGGACGGGGCCACGTTCCCCTCCCCCGCCGTGCGCTACGGGCTGCTGGGCGACACCTACCTCGTGCTCACCGCTTCCGATGGGCAGGGGCGCTGGGCCAGCGTGCGCCTGATCGAGAGCCCGCTGGTGTCGTGGATCTGGTGGGGCACCCTGATCGTGGTGTTGGGCGCAGTCGTCACGCTGCTCCCTCCGCGCCGGGCGGCGGTGCGCGTGCCCAGCATTCAGGCGGCTCCGGCCACCGATTGA
- a CDS encoding TlpA family protein disulfide reductase translates to MTEMPSSSPTASPAALPLWRRLLPPLIAASLVGVLGAALLSPSRGATTGGPLIGKPAPAFTLQSLDGTQLSLASLKGRPVVLNFWASWCGPCREEAPLFRELSGRQGAGLAVVGILFQETSEKSARDFIREYALAYPTLKDPGINTGVNYGVSGVPETVFIDKNGTVQHMDRGGLTRERLNAGLTKIGVEGL, encoded by the coding sequence ATGACCGAGATGCCTTCCTCTTCCCCCACCGCCTCCCCTGCTGCGCTCCCACTGTGGCGGCGGCTCCTGCCTCCACTGATTGCGGCCTCGCTGGTGGGCGTGCTGGGCGCGGCCCTGCTCAGCCCCTCGCGTGGGGCGACGACGGGCGGCCCGCTCATCGGTAAACCCGCGCCCGCCTTTACCCTTCAGAGCCTGGACGGTACGCAGCTCAGCCTCGCCTCGCTGAAGGGCCGCCCCGTCGTGCTGAACTTCTGGGCCTCGTGGTGTGGGCCGTGCCGCGAGGAAGCGCCCCTTTTCCGCGAACTCAGCGGGCGGCAGGGCGCAGGGCTGGCGGTGGTGGGCATCTTGTTCCAGGAGACGAGCGAGAAGAGTGCGCGCGACTTTATCCGCGAGTACGCCCTCGCCTACCCGACGCTGAAAGACCCCGGCATCAATACGGGGGTGAACTACGGAGTGTCGGGCGTCCCGGAGACAGTGTTTATCGACAAGAACGGCACCGTGCAGCATATGGACCGGGGCGGCCTGACGCGTGAGAGGCTGAACGCGGGGCTGACGAAGATCGGGGTGGAGGGGCTTTGA
- a CDS encoding sensor domain-containing protein, whose translation MTQTLPAPRPRRPGLLSDLLRPRTYAEGLYLLLSFPLGLAYFCALAVGLALGASLVIVWVGLPLLLLVLVGALAAANFERLLAARLLGVRLHRFPRPRPTDGWWPWAVQRLGDVGTWKALLYLLVKFPFGLASFTLVVVLLSLSFGLLSVPFFEGADALVFGHRTLSLPGLAALPVAGVGVLVFTAGVVRGLAHIWSRLAGALLADAEDGQQARREVRALSRSASIIAFAGSLEETLGTLIAQAQEATGAAAFAVWHLEPGGEGGPTWKLGAARGLPRGFTAGLRDVYQHAPPLGDALRFGQAHTLPDARRVWLGDERYAPVHTFLPLLTWEGVTSLPLVYRGVPVGRLDVFTPERGPSRRELEFLGALADQAAVAVENARLFARVQEQASLEERQRLARELHDSVSQALYGVTLGLRTARSWLDRDPARAAEPMEYALSLAEGGTAEMKALLFALRPESLEQEGLVAALGKQADVLSARYRLKVHTDLGSEPSAALSVKEALFRIAQEALHNTVKHAEASEVWLSLRQSGPSLVLSVKDDGLGFDPRASFPGHLGLHSMRERAQGVSGQLRLETAPGAGVGLTVTVPAGELALTRASLQGEQK comes from the coding sequence TTGACCCAGACCCTGCCTGCCCCCCGTCCACGCCGCCCCGGCCTGCTGAGCGATCTGCTGCGCCCCCGCACCTACGCCGAGGGACTGTACCTGCTGCTGTCGTTTCCGCTGGGGCTGGCCTACTTCTGCGCCCTCGCGGTGGGGCTGGCGCTGGGCGCTTCGCTCGTCATCGTGTGGGTGGGGCTGCCGCTGCTGCTGCTCGTGCTGGTGGGTGCCCTGGCCGCCGCCAACTTCGAGCGTCTCCTCGCCGCCCGGCTGCTGGGCGTGCGCCTGCACCGCTTTCCCCGCCCGCGGCCGACCGATGGGTGGTGGCCCTGGGCTGTTCAGCGCCTGGGCGACGTGGGCACCTGGAAGGCGCTGCTGTACCTGCTCGTCAAGTTTCCGTTCGGGCTGGCGTCCTTCACCCTCGTGGTGGTGCTGCTGTCCCTGAGCTTCGGCCTGCTGTCGGTACCCTTTTTTGAGGGGGCCGACGCCCTGGTCTTCGGCCACCGGACCCTTAGCCTGCCGGGCCTCGCGGCGCTCCCGGTGGCGGGAGTGGGCGTGCTCGTCTTTACGGCCGGGGTGGTGCGGGGACTGGCCCACATCTGGAGTCGCCTGGCCGGAGCGCTGCTGGCCGACGCCGAGGACGGCCAGCAGGCCCGGCGGGAGGTGCGGGCCCTGAGCCGCTCGGCGTCTATCATCGCCTTTGCTGGATCGCTGGAAGAAACCCTGGGCACCCTGATCGCCCAGGCGCAGGAGGCCACGGGCGCGGCAGCCTTTGCGGTGTGGCACCTCGAACCCGGCGGGGAGGGTGGCCCAACCTGGAAGCTCGGTGCGGCCCGGGGCTTGCCGCGAGGGTTCACCGCTGGTCTGCGGGACGTGTACCAGCACGCGCCCCCGCTGGGCGACGCACTGCGCTTCGGTCAGGCGCACACCCTGCCGGACGCGCGGCGGGTGTGGCTGGGCGACGAACGCTACGCCCCTGTCCACACCTTTCTGCCCCTGCTGACCTGGGAGGGCGTCACGTCGTTGCCGCTGGTGTACCGGGGCGTGCCCGTGGGACGGCTGGACGTCTTTACCCCTGAACGCGGACCCAGCCGCCGGGAACTGGAATTTCTGGGCGCGCTCGCCGATCAGGCGGCGGTGGCGGTGGAGAATGCCCGGCTGTTCGCCCGGGTGCAGGAACAAGCCAGCCTCGAAGAGCGCCAGCGGCTGGCGCGCGAGCTGCACGACTCGGTGAGCCAGGCGCTGTACGGAGTGACGCTGGGCCTGCGCACCGCCCGCAGCTGGCTGGACCGGGACCCCGCGCGGGCCGCCGAGCCCATGGAGTACGCCCTCTCGCTCGCCGAGGGCGGCACCGCCGAGATGAAGGCGCTGCTGTTCGCCCTGCGCCCCGAGTCGCTGGAACAGGAAGGGCTGGTGGCCGCCCTGGGCAAACAGGCTGACGTCCTGAGCGCCCGCTACCGGTTGAAGGTCCACACCGACCTCGGAAGCGAGCCTTCCGCAGCGCTGAGCGTTAAAGAAGCGCTGTTTCGCATCGCGCAGGAGGCCCTGCACAACACCGTCAAGCACGCCGAAGCCAGCGAGGTCTGGCTCTCGCTGCGGCAGAGCGGCCCGTCGCTGGTCCTGTCGGTGAAGGACGACGGACTGGGCTTCGATCCGCGCGCCTCCTTTCCCGGGCACCTTGGGCTGCACTCCATGCGTGAACGGGCGCAGGGTGTCAGCGGGCAGCTCCGCCTCGAAACGGCCCCCGGGGCGGGCGTAGGACTCACCGTCACGGTGCCCGCCGGGGAACTCGCCCTTACCCGAGCGTCCCTCCAAGGAGAACAGAAATGA
- a CDS encoding DUF4291 family protein, translating into MDDVPLGLGTKENQEATLALRLKREGFEAMLAEAVAPSFGASGCATQEDWAEAVKRSDVRLQWDPDPALQRPPAVQLSLRGEALRRLNGAWLLDVEDISGFGRERRTRFLNVDWRPLGSVSDSSRSVGLNCTAMAAYTARICQACPPGTRARVA; encoded by the coding sequence GTGGATGATGTACCGCTCGGGCTGGGGACCAAGGAAAATCAGGAAGCGACGCTGGCCCTGCGGCTAAAGCGTGAGGGCTTTGAAGCAATGCTGGCGGAAGCGGTGGCCCCCAGCTTCGGCGCGTCCGGCTGTGCCACCCAGGAAGACTGGGCAGAGGCCGTGAAGCGCTCGGACGTGCGCCTGCAGTGGGACCCAGATCCCGCCCTGCAAAGACCCCCGGCGGTCCAGCTCAGCTTGCGCGGAGAGGCCCTGCGCCGCCTGAACGGCGCGTGGCTGCTGGACGTGGAGGACATCAGCGGCTTTGGGCGCGAACGGCGGACACGGTTCCTGAACGTGGACTGGCGCCCGCTCGGCAGCGTCTCCGACAGTTCACGCTCGGTCGGCTTGAATTGCACGGCCATGGCGGCGTACACCGCGCGCATTTGCCAAGCCTGCCCACCGGGCACGCGCGCGAGGGTTGCGTGA
- a CDS encoding class I SAM-dependent methyltransferase, producing the protein MTFEVVDAHHLAYEQEFGAVFSNAALHWMKPLPRVFSKVARALRPAGRLALEMGGGDNVLEVRRAVEGALAELGLPALTHPWVFPVARGWRASGRGGWLHAG; encoded by the coding sequence GTGACCTTCGAGGTGGTCGACGCCCACCACCTCGCCTACGAGCAAGAGTTCGGCGCCGTGTTCAGCAACGCCGCCCTGCACTGGATGAAGCCGCTGCCCCGCGTCTTTTCCAAGGTGGCCCGCGCCCTGCGGCCTGCCGGACGGCTGGCGCTGGAGATGGGCGGCGGGGACAACGTGCTGGAGGTGCGCCGGGCGGTGGAGGGCGCGCTGGCCGAACTGGGACTGCCCGCACTGACGCACCCGTGGGTCTTTCCCGTCGCGCGTGGCTGGAGGGCTTCGGGCAGGGGTGGCTGGCTCCACGCCGGGTGA